In Zea mays cultivar B73 chromosome 7, Zm-B73-REFERENCE-NAM-5.0, whole genome shotgun sequence, the following proteins share a genomic window:
- the LOC100273459 gene encoding electron carrier/ electron transporter/ iron ion binding protein — protein sequence MAATAHLTGVLGVSSPPLAPSHCSCSGAKKQSCSLRQGRQQRRRLRVARAVEVDAPSAGAPEPEEAEEPSVDFAFVSPRLLPDGTPDVHYRTARGGQKLRDIMLDGYIDLYGPYDKVLLNCSGGGVCGTCIVEVVEGKEMLSPKTDVEKELLKRKPKTWRLACQATVGNADSTGQMIIQQLPEWKIHEWDK from the exons ATGGCGGCAACCGCGCACCTCACCGGTGTCCTCGGCGTGTCGTCGCCGCCTCTCGCTCCGTCCCACTGCAGCTGCAGCGGCGCCAAGAAGCAGAGCTGCTCGCTGCGTCAGGGGCGGCAGCAGAGGAGGCGCCTCCGCGTCGCCCGCGCCGTCGAGGTGGACGCGCCTTCCGCCGGCGCGCCGGAGCCGGAGGAGGCGGAGGAGCCGTCCGTCGACTTCGCGTTCGTCAGC CCGCGGCTGCTGCCGGACGGGACGCCGGACGTGCACTACCGGACGGCGCGCGGCGGGCAGAAGCTCAGGGACATCATGCTCGACGGCTACATCGACCTCTACGGGCCCTAC GATAAGGTTCTTCTCAACTGCTCAGGGGGCGGCGTGTGCGGGACCTGCATCGTCGAG GTGGTTGAAGGCAAGGAAATGCTGTCCCCGAAAACTGATGTGGAAAAGGAGTTGCTCAAAAGG AAACCCAAAACGTGGAGATTGGCGTGCCAGGCAACGGTGGGCAACGCAGATTCGACTGGACAG ATGATCATTCAACAGTTGCCGGAGTGGAAGATACACGAGTGGGACAAGTAG